GCGCCAATAAGCCATCCAGGAAGCCTCGCCCCCTCAGCGGGAAGAGGAGTCAGAAGTAAAGGACTCTACGTAACCATTCTAAAATCGCCAAAGTCTCCCTCGTCCCCTTCTCAGTTAGGTGGTAAAATCCGTCTCTCTCAGCTACGAGTCCCTTCTCTTTTAACAGCTGGAGGTATTTCTCGAAGCTGTAGTAGTTCAGCTTGCTGAGTCTCCACAGCTCGGTTTTCCTCATGGGCCTCTCTAGGAGGAGGGATAGTAGCCTGACGACTACGTCAACATCGACGTTACCCATCGCCTCACCCGTCTAATGGCGTGTAGCCCCAGGGCCGCGGTGGATAGGCCGCATGCGGACAGCGCCGCCGCCGAGATGGGCTCCAGCGGCGCAGTGGGTAGGGAGATCGCGGTGGCCGCAACTCCGGCTACGACTGCGGTCTTGAGGCCGCGGTAGATTTTTTCGAGGGTGCCGCTTGCGATTAGGGCCAGGGCGTATGCGTACAGGGCTATGGGCACCGCCAAGACGTAGCCGAGGTAGGCGTTTAGGTGGTAGAAGACGACGCTGATGGCCTCTCCGCCCTTAACGACATACATGCCCCTCACACCGATGGCGGTTAGGCTCCCGGGCGTGCAGTTGCTTACACACCTCAAGGGGGCGCGTGCCGATATCGTGCCCCATCTTAGATCCATCGTGCCGTTTTGGAAGAGGGTAAATCTGCCCACTTCGCTAAACCCCTTGT
The sequence above is drawn from the Pyrobaculum ferrireducens genome and encodes:
- a CDS encoding winged helix-turn-helix domain-containing protein; the encoded protein is MGNVDVDVVVRLLSLLLERPMRKTELWRLSKLNYYSFEKYLQLLKEKGLVAERDGFYHLTEKGTRETLAILEWLRRVLYF